The Candidatus Amarolinea dominans genome has a segment encoding these proteins:
- a CDS encoding CBS domain-containing protein: protein MPNRTVLDAKRLGIYSCRTDDTLEEVARRIAEEDISGMVVVDDQGYLAGVITRIDLLRAYVNSSDWREELVSVFMSPQVITVHPETRLIEVAHMLLQHHVHRVVVVREDGAKLRPIGVIGDTDLVYNMMRE from the coding sequence ATGCCAAATCGAACCGTCCTGGATGCCAAGCGCCTTGGAATTTATAGTTGCCGAACCGACGATACGTTGGAAGAGGTGGCTCGCCGCATTGCCGAGGAGGACATCAGCGGCATGGTCGTTGTTGACGACCAGGGCTACCTGGCGGGCGTTATCACCCGCATTGATCTGCTGCGTGCTTACGTCAATTCTTCGGATTGGAGAGAGGAGTTGGTAAGCGTCTTCATGAGTCCACAAGTCATCACGGTGCATCCGGAAACGCGCCTGATCGAAGTGGCTCATATGCTTCTCCAGCATCATGTCCATCGGGTTGTGGTGGTGCGCGAAGATGGCGCTAAGCTGCGCCCAATTGGCGTCATCGGCGATACGGACCTGGTGTACAACATGATGCGAGAATAG
- a CDS encoding PAS domain S-box protein — MFDHAHDGVFVADPSGVLCYVNARLAEMLGCAGAAELLGRPFPAAQWDTNPAFAEMWRQLLAQHHLHLPEVTLRTVDGRVLHVSWAAVCLRSATGDLLAVRGLLAEHAQHPPADNSAGDSYRLLAALAAVADATSSSLDVHEILDASLLTAASVMHAPIGIVRLLDAKGTSLVRAREFGIPAEVELPVRTPLCEGLLGTVACSGLPLLLDEASTDARAVAYERHLGLRSLLAVPLRTQARTVGVLALGARQPGHFTIEDVGVVLSLGLQIGAVVERAQLHQSVAEKERLLTQQIENARDPIINVDLQGYVTLFNHAAEELVGYARADVLEQPLARLVAPERSGAMLAALLGPTGDARTSDVAFITAAGEEVLLEVRVTPLMRAGERIGAQLIGRDVRARRRLEREKESFLATVSHDLQSPLAAIMGYAEFLLSGAAGHLTDTQMQFVEVILQSCRHQLALLRDLLEISRLESTRFQLEKNWVWLDQRLSWLVQAALPQALEKQVDLHAQLADNVPPVWADPNRIERVITNLISNAVKFTRARGRVVVRAFHDDELRAVRVEISDTGIGITPEDLPKLFDKYQRGRLSRAASEGTGLGLYIARGIIEAHGGEIGVESTPGKGSMFWFTLPTSAAPASAL; from the coding sequence ATGTTCGATCACGCACACGATGGTGTTTTTGTTGCCGATCCGTCCGGTGTGTTGTGCTATGTCAACGCTCGCCTTGCAGAGATGCTAGGCTGCGCCGGCGCAGCCGAACTGTTGGGCCGTCCCTTTCCGGCCGCACAGTGGGACACAAACCCCGCTTTTGCCGAGATGTGGCGCCAGCTTCTGGCTCAACATCACCTTCATCTGCCGGAAGTCACGTTACGCACGGTGGACGGCCGCGTGCTGCATGTCTCATGGGCGGCCGTATGTCTGCGGTCGGCTACCGGTGATCTCCTCGCTGTGCGCGGTCTGTTGGCAGAGCATGCGCAGCACCCGCCCGCAGACAACAGCGCAGGCGACAGCTATCGCCTGCTGGCTGCGCTGGCAGCCGTGGCCGACGCCACCAGCAGCTCACTGGATGTGCATGAGATTCTTGACGCCAGCCTGTTGACGGCCGCCTCGGTGATGCACGCGCCCATCGGCATCGTGCGCCTGCTGGACGCAAAGGGCACCTCACTGGTGCGGGCCAGGGAATTTGGCATCCCGGCAGAGGTTGAACTTCCTGTACGCACACCGCTGTGCGAGGGCCTGCTGGGAACCGTGGCCTGCAGTGGACTTCCGCTGCTCCTGGATGAGGCCAGCACGGACGCCCGTGCCGTGGCTTACGAAAGACACCTCGGCCTACGCTCGCTCCTGGCCGTTCCCCTGCGCACCCAAGCGCGCACGGTAGGCGTGCTGGCGCTGGGTGCGCGCCAGCCGGGCCATTTCACCATCGAGGACGTTGGTGTCGTGCTTTCCCTGGGCCTGCAAATTGGCGCGGTGGTCGAGCGTGCGCAATTGCACCAATCGGTCGCTGAAAAGGAGCGACTGCTCACACAGCAGATCGAAAATGCGCGCGATCCGATTATCAACGTGGACTTGCAGGGCTACGTCACGCTTTTCAATCACGCGGCCGAAGAACTGGTGGGTTATGCCCGCGCTGACGTTTTAGAGCAGCCCCTGGCCAGGCTCGTCGCACCGGAGCGCTCTGGCGCGATGCTGGCTGCGCTGCTCGGCCCAACCGGCGATGCCAGGACCAGCGATGTGGCGTTCATCACCGCGGCCGGCGAAGAGGTGCTGTTAGAGGTACGCGTGACCCCCTTGATGCGGGCCGGCGAACGAATCGGCGCGCAGTTGATCGGCCGCGATGTGCGTGCGCGGCGCCGGCTGGAGCGCGAAAAGGAGAGTTTTCTGGCGACGGTGTCGCACGATCTGCAATCCCCGTTGGCGGCCATCATGGGCTATGCGGAATTCCTGCTCAGCGGCGCAGCCGGCCACTTGACGGATACGCAGATGCAGTTCGTCGAGGTCATCCTGCAGTCGTGCCGGCATCAGTTGGCCCTGCTGCGTGATCTGCTGGAGATTTCCCGCCTGGAGTCGACGCGCTTCCAGTTAGAAAAGAATTGGGTCTGGTTGGATCAGCGGTTGAGTTGGCTCGTGCAGGCAGCCTTGCCGCAGGCGCTCGAAAAGCAGGTGGATCTGCACGCGCAACTGGCTGACAACGTTCCGCCCGTCTGGGCGGACCCGAACCGCATCGAGCGGGTTATCACGAACCTCATTTCCAATGCGGTAAAATTCACCCGCGCGCGCGGGCGCGTGGTGGTGCGCGCCTTTCATGATGATGAACTCCGGGCGGTGCGCGTGGAGATCAGCGATACCGGCATCGGCATCACGCCCGAAGATTTACCCAAGCTGTTCGACAAATATCAGCGCGGGCGCCTGTCGCGTGCGGCCAGCGAAGGCACCGGGTTGGGATTATACATTGCGCGCGGCATCATCGAGGCACACGGTGGCGAGATCGGTGTCGAAAGCACGCCCGGCAAGGGAAGCATGTTCTGGTTTACGTTGCCAACCAGCGCAGCGCCTGCAAGTGCGCTTTAG